DNA sequence from the Polyodon spathula isolate WHYD16114869_AA chromosome 19, ASM1765450v1, whole genome shotgun sequence genome:
ctggtaaaaaaaaaaaacttggaaaaaAAGCAGAAACCGTACAGAACCTACAGCAGGATATAAAGAAgaactacaataataaaaaaaaaaactacacattaatagtacaatatattGAAGGACAATTCCCTCACAGTATTTTGCAAAGGATTTTATGACTGTCAGCCCACTGCTACATAAACATAGATATTGTTATCAAGTGATTTTGCTGGGCTGCCTTTTATTTTCCCTCACATTCCAGGATTTGCTGTTAACAATCACAAATGTCTTTTAACCTTTATAGATTTGaccaatacagtatatttaaaactgtatatagCAGTTACAGTTTTTGGCTGTTATTGGCATGAATCATGTATAAGCCTCTTCTAAATTTCCTGCTGTAAACTTCCACTCGTCAGGTTTCTTAGGCGTTATACTTGCCCCTTTATATCAGTTTCCTGTCTTTTTATACTTTTTGTCATGTGTCAAAATAAGCACCATACCAACTTTATGATGATACACTGAGGGGTCTGTTTACTATCTGGTGAGTGATTTTACAAAAGTGGCCTTTTGTTGACCAGCTGTATCCCATGGGTCTGTTCCTAATATGAATGTGAGTCACCTTCTAAAACAGAAACTGAGAATAAATAAGCTATGCATAATTATTAATCATGGCTCATGATACAGTTGGAGTGATCAGTGAACTTTATAGTCAGTGAAAATCCAACAGGACTGTCTTTGTCACAAAGTACCTACAGTATGCCAGGGATGACAAGATTTGTTCTCCTCCCAGGTTCTTACTTGTGCTATTGAACAATAAAGCATGCAATCAGGTACCTGAATTGCCCAGTCCTGCCCTATACAATCAAATACATCTTACTAGACAAAGCAATCTGTACTGTATGCACACCACTATATTCCACTTGCAGTGCACTCCGCCACCCTGTTTTGAGCAAAATCTGCCACAAATACTTTCCAAAATTTTACAATTCTTCCATCCTGGCTACACGTAGGGACTTTGTGACAGTCCTCTCCAAGCGGTATAGCAGTTATTACCAGCAAACTAGTTCACCATCAGTAATGATCCGTCACCATAATGTATGATGTTTTTGAAAAGGGTCATTAAAACGCTCACTTACTCAGGCAGGAAGTCTCTAAACGAATTGAAACTAAAGCTCCTGCCGGTGGACCCCAGTGTGGAGTTAGCATGGACCTTTGGGATTTTATCCATCAGTTTGGAAACGGCTCTTCTGCGGAAGGAGGTGGGAGAGGAGCTCAGCTGCTTCAGCATTTCGCTGTAAAGCGTGTGAAAGACCACCACCGTTTCCTCGTAGCTGTCCCTGGTGGAGACCTCACAGAATGGGTGTTTGAGGGCCTTGGAAAGGTTCTCTCCGTCCTCAGTGGTGACCATCCTGTCGAACTCCAGATCCCGCTTATTGGCTACGATTACGATGGGTGGGGGGTCGCTGCTCCCTTTCCTGGAGTTGGAGTGAATGTGGTTGACCAGGAAACACAGCCTCATCACCTCGTCAAAGCTGCATCTGTCCGTCACAGAGTACACGATTACAAAACCATCGCCCCATTTAATCTTTTCTTCGATGAGTAAGGCATcttcttccttaaaaaaaaaaaatccaatcagACCCTGAGTGTCGTTACCATACCGATGATACTGTCTAGAGCTAGCAGGATTAGAAACATGCTTTAAATGATGCAATATACATGACTTTCATTAAGATTCCACATCCACCATGCAGTATGCAGGGCAATGTCTGCTTTTAATACACAGGCTCCCATTGACAGGTCTGAATTAAAACCTGATGCCGAATGACTGAGCatcattaattttattaaaaaccaggaccttaaaaaaaacaaaaaacaattgccaTGTAAAGCCACCTTCTTGTGTATTTGGAGGCAACCATTTTCTAGTAAGTGTGATGCACCTTTCAGTTACAATTCGAAGGAATACTACATACTCTAAAGATTtgcataatattttttattggttttttgTCCCATGACTTGTGTCTTTAATCATCATTTATCAAATCACGAACACGGTCCTCAGTGACTACTGTACATACCTGACCAGCAGTGTCTAAGATTTCGAAATGAACAACTTCTCCACCTATTGCAGCTTCGTGTCTGTAAATAGTTTCTGTAAATCAAAATGGGACACATCAAAGACATGGTTGTAGATTTCTATTCATTATGCAGGActcaaaatgtgcagttctgaaagaatgCTACAgaaaacatgtactttcattttacaACATCTGCTATCTGCTACTACACTAGGTTGAAGAATGTTATCAGCTTGACTTTCAATAATCTATTCTCATTTTACTcatcacctcagcagtgttttcaggTCCAGACTTGCTACTGTCTGTAAAGCacgtcagtcaataggggaagtagCTGGTTGATTAATGGCAGGTGGGGACAATGTCATTCTTCAGATGAAGTAACCAagcaaacacatttctttaacccGGTGTAGAAATAGAtaccaggtttaaaaaaatgaaaaaaaaagtctgtaacaTCTGTTACATTTGAGAcgtatgtttttaatatatttaatatatttttaatttcccTGTTTAtgttcccaatttgaaatgcccaattaaaTGTTTGCACAGcagtacagtaattcattttCCAATGTGTATTTATCTACTGTCGTGACTTATTCATGTTATCTCCTGTAAATTCCGGATGTTATGTATCTACCCTATGTAACTGCCATGTTCTAGATTAACATTGCAGGGATTTATTAAGTTCCTGAATTCTCAATTTTACAGTATCCACTGttgtgtttataattaaaatCTTTCCATATAGATGTTCATGAGCCTTAATGATACAGCACACCAATAAACCTCTTCCCAGAGCTACTGTACCACACTTAAAATCCAATTGTGGAACCAAGTAGCACAGCTTAATGCAGCAGAGGGGAGGCCATTTGTAGCATCTCTGTACCTGTGGAACTTCCTGGCAAACTTTAAAGTGGCTGTACACAATCATTGTAAATTACAAGGtaaacattttatatactttCA
Encoded proteins:
- the LOC121294323 gene encoding ras-related and estrogen-regulated growth inhibitor-like isoform X3 produces the protein MTVRFITKRFIGEYDPTLETIYRHEAAIGGEVVHFEILDTAGQEEDALLIEEKIKWGDGFVIVYSVTDRCSFDEVMRLCFLVNHIHSNSRKGSSDPPPIVIVANKRDLEFDRMVTTEDGENLSKALKHPFCEVSTRDSYEETVVVFHTLYSEMLKQLSSSPTSFRRRAVSKLMDKIPKVHANSTLGSTGRSFSFNSFRDFLPE
- the LOC121294323 gene encoding ras-related and estrogen-regulated growth inhibitor-like isoform X1, which produces MSTNFALPKPLRRSGSLPASRTVRIVVLGQGAVGKTAMTVRFITKRFIGEYDPTLETIYRHEAAIGGEVVHFEILDTAGQEEDALLIEEKIKWGDGFVIVYSVTDRCSFDEVMRLCFLVNHIHSNSRKGSSDPPPIVIVANKRDLEFDRMVTTEDGENLSKALKHPFCEVSTRDSYEETVVVFHTLYSEMLKQLSSSPTSFRRRAVSKLMDKIPKVHANSTLGSTGRSFSFNSFRDFLPE
- the LOC121294323 gene encoding ras-related and estrogen-regulated growth inhibitor-like isoform X2; the protein is MSTNFALPKPLRRSGSLPASRTVRIVVLGQGAVGKTETIYRHEAAIGGEVVHFEILDTAGQEEDALLIEEKIKWGDGFVIVYSVTDRCSFDEVMRLCFLVNHIHSNSRKGSSDPPPIVIVANKRDLEFDRMVTTEDGENLSKALKHPFCEVSTRDSYEETVVVFHTLYSEMLKQLSSSPTSFRRRAVSKLMDKIPKVHANSTLGSTGRSFSFNSFRDFLPE